One Ahaetulla prasina isolate Xishuangbanna chromosome 1, ASM2864084v1, whole genome shotgun sequence DNA window includes the following coding sequences:
- the EAF2 gene encoding ELL-associated factor 2 isoform X1: MNGSARALFDSKERVLLLGESFEKQPRCAFHTLRYDFKPASIDTSCEGDLEVGKGEQVTVMLPNIEGSTPPVTVFKGSKKPYQKECILIINHDTGECRLEKLSSNITVKKTRGEGSSKVQSRIEHHQQQLMKHTNKMPNNHKSSPPKEKVSPPSPMDDIERELKAEAKVIEQMSSSDSSSESKSSSASSSSENSSSDSEEEGSKLSLPLSMPQLQPPHPMMTVAQQAFPDVDIGYRRSQESSGRLMNTLRNDLQLSDSGSDSDD; encoded by the exons ATGAACGGCTCGGCCCGGGCTCTCTTCGACAGCAAGGAGCGCGTCCTGTTGCTGGGCGAGAGTTTCGAGAAGCAGCCGCGCTGCGCCTTCCACACCTTGCGCT ATGACTTCAAACCTGCATCAATTGATACATCTTGTGAAGGAGACCTTGAAGTTGGTAAAGGTGAACAGGTAACAGTAATGTTGCCAAATATTGAG GGCTCTACTCCACCAGTAACAGTTTTCAAGGGTTCCAAGAAGCCATATCAAAAAGAATGCATCTTAATAATTAACCATGACACTGGCGAATGTAGACTAGAGAAACTTAGTAGCAATATCACAGTGAAGAAAACCAG AGGTGAAGGCAGCAGCAAGGTGCAGTCTCGTATTGAGCACCACCAGCAGCAGCTAATGAAACACACCAATAAGATGCCAAACAACCACAAATCTTCACCACCAAAAGAAAAGGTGTCTCCACCTTCTCCTATGGATGATATTGAAAGAG AGCTAAAAGCAGAAGCTAAAGTCATAGAGCAAATGAGCAGCTCTGATAGTTCATCGGAATCAAAGAGTTCATCCGCTTCATCAAGTAGTGAAAACAGCTCTAGTGATTCAGAAGAAGAAGGATCAAAGTTATCGCTTCCCTTGTCAATGCCACAACTGCAGCCACCACATCCCATGATGACAGTAGCCCAACAGGCATTCCCAGATGTGGATATTGGATATCGCAGAAGTCAAGAGAGCAGCGGCCGTTTGATGAATACACTGA GGAATGATCTCCAGTTAAGTGATTCTGGAAGTGACAGCGATGATtga
- the EAF2 gene encoding ELL-associated factor 2 isoform X2, whose amino-acid sequence MKHTNKMPNNHKSSPPKEKVSPPSPMDDIERELKAEAKVIEQMSSSDSSSESKSSSASSSSENSSSDSEEEGSKLSLPLSMPQLQPPHPMMTVAQQAFPDVDIGYRRSQESSGRLMNTLRNDLQLSDSGSDSDD is encoded by the exons ATGAAACACACCAATAAGATGCCAAACAACCACAAATCTTCACCACCAAAAGAAAAGGTGTCTCCACCTTCTCCTATGGATGATATTGAAAGAG AGCTAAAAGCAGAAGCTAAAGTCATAGAGCAAATGAGCAGCTCTGATAGTTCATCGGAATCAAAGAGTTCATCCGCTTCATCAAGTAGTGAAAACAGCTCTAGTGATTCAGAAGAAGAAGGATCAAAGTTATCGCTTCCCTTGTCAATGCCACAACTGCAGCCACCACATCCCATGATGACAGTAGCCCAACAGGCATTCCCAGATGTGGATATTGGATATCGCAGAAGTCAAGAGAGCAGCGGCCGTTTGATGAATACACTGA GGAATGATCTCCAGTTAAGTGATTCTGGAAGTGACAGCGATGATtga